One genomic segment of Labilithrix sp. includes these proteins:
- a CDS encoding TSUP family transporter — translation MTPSLPPSTIALLALAAFGAGLVDAIAGGGGLITVPALFAAHLPVPVALATNKGQAAFGAVSSFMSFWTRGEIDKERALLGFAGGFVGSLAGAALLLVVPSKPLKPVSLVLLMIAAAIVMWPRKPGHGTRRRWAMKALLPIAAALGFYDGFFGPGVGSMLIVAWVLVFGDAITRASGNAKVVNLGSNLAALLVFSVKGAVLWHVSAPMAIANACGSFLGARLAVKRGDRFVRTVVLLVVSALVLKMAYELVWPS, via the coding sequence ATGACGCCGTCCCTCCCGCCGAGCACGATCGCGCTCCTCGCGCTCGCGGCGTTCGGGGCGGGGCTCGTCGACGCGATCGCGGGCGGCGGCGGGCTCATCACCGTGCCCGCCCTCTTCGCCGCGCACTTGCCGGTGCCGGTCGCGCTCGCGACGAACAAGGGGCAGGCCGCGTTCGGCGCCGTGTCGTCGTTCATGTCGTTCTGGACGCGCGGCGAGATCGACAAGGAGCGCGCGCTGCTCGGGTTCGCGGGCGGCTTCGTGGGATCGCTCGCCGGTGCGGCCCTCTTGCTCGTCGTGCCTTCGAAGCCGCTGAAGCCCGTCTCGCTCGTGCTGCTCATGATCGCGGCGGCGATCGTGATGTGGCCGCGGAAGCCGGGTCACGGGACGCGGCGGCGGTGGGCGATGAAGGCGCTCTTGCCGATCGCGGCTGCGCTCGGCTTCTACGACGGGTTCTTCGGGCCGGGCGTGGGATCGATGCTGATCGTGGCGTGGGTGCTCGTGTTCGGCGATGCGATCACGCGCGCCTCGGGGAACGCGAAGGTGGTGAACCTCGGCTCGAACCTCGCCGCGCTGCTCGTGTTCTCGGTCAAGGGGGCGGTGCTCTGGCACGTCTCGGCGCCGATGGCGATCGCGAACGCGTGCGGCTCGTTCCTCGGCGCACGGCTCGCGGTGAAGCGGGGCGATCGCTTCGTCCGCACGGTCGTGCTCCTCGTCGTGAGCGCGCTCGTGTTGAAGATGGCCTACGAGCTGGTGTGGCCGTCGTAG
- a CDS encoding protein kinase, protein MSERSRYESLLMIGTGGMASVHVGRLRGAEGFSRLVALKRAHAHVKEDAALSDSLRSEARLASRLHHTNVVSILDVEEDEGDLVLVLDYVEGCTLSGLLARMSVLGEKHPREILRVLVDVCAGLHHAHRAVDEHGRLLGVVHRDVSPGNVLVGVDGVARVSDFGIAKALFGDRDRTETGLLKGKAAYMAPEYVLHQRADAASDLFSLGIVAWESLTTARLFKGPNEIDTLNRIVSAQVSPMAERDRALAPFDPIVLRALARLPEDRWPSVDDFGAALADAARTHDLLASHLEVGTLVERLAKDELETRRRDLARLAPSFVGDVPLLAPDPTTLTLETDAPTLASAGAVTRASAGAVPRMSDDALTLASAGAVTRAHDAAATRAVDEAVTRARTTPPSLSRVERPAAPGSVRVAEAAIIEPVAGAPLSQRAVGEPLSTGFRAEERPSRNLEKLGLAAALVLLVLAVTGLVVRMKNEPPDPIVIAPATPALDADTLAPALTTTPALDADSPAPAPAESSAASATPIASIPPPSAGLDASALLTPTPAVIAAEMDAGMPRTPARPAHRRTYPAPTPTWMPRKAPPNPYGP, encoded by the coding sequence GTGAGCGAGCGCTCTCGCTACGAGTCGCTCCTCATGATCGGGACGGGAGGGATGGCCTCCGTTCACGTCGGGCGCCTCCGCGGCGCGGAGGGCTTCTCGCGGCTCGTCGCGCTCAAGCGCGCGCACGCCCACGTCAAGGAGGACGCCGCGCTCTCCGACAGCCTGCGGAGCGAGGCGCGGCTCGCGTCGCGCCTCCATCACACGAACGTCGTCAGCATCCTCGACGTGGAGGAAGACGAAGGCGATCTCGTCCTCGTCCTCGACTACGTCGAAGGTTGCACGCTGAGCGGCTTGCTCGCGCGGATGAGCGTGCTCGGCGAGAAGCACCCGCGCGAGATATTGCGCGTGCTCGTCGACGTGTGCGCCGGCCTCCATCACGCGCACCGCGCCGTCGACGAGCACGGGCGCCTCCTCGGCGTCGTGCATCGCGACGTCTCCCCCGGCAACGTGCTCGTCGGCGTCGACGGCGTCGCGCGGGTCTCCGACTTCGGCATCGCGAAGGCGCTCTTCGGCGATCGCGATCGGACCGAGACCGGCCTCCTCAAGGGCAAGGCCGCGTACATGGCGCCGGAGTACGTGCTGCATCAGCGCGCCGACGCCGCGAGCGATCTCTTCTCGCTCGGCATCGTCGCGTGGGAGTCGCTCACCACCGCGCGCCTCTTCAAGGGCCCGAACGAGATCGACACGTTGAACCGCATCGTCAGCGCGCAGGTCTCCCCGATGGCGGAGCGCGACCGCGCGCTCGCGCCGTTCGATCCGATCGTGCTACGCGCGCTCGCGCGCCTGCCGGAGGATCGCTGGCCGTCGGTCGACGACTTCGGCGCCGCCCTCGCCGACGCCGCGCGCACGCACGATCTCCTCGCGTCGCACCTCGAGGTCGGCACGCTGGTGGAGCGCCTCGCGAAGGACGAGCTCGAGACACGCCGCCGCGATCTCGCGCGCCTAGCTCCTTCGTTCGTCGGCGACGTCCCACTCCTAGCCCCCGACCCCACCACCCTCACGCTCGAAACCGACGCCCCGACACTCGCCTCCGCCGGCGCGGTGACGCGCGCGTCTGCCGGGGCGGTGCCGCGTATGTCCGACGACGCGCTGACGCTCGCATCCGCCGGCGCGGTGACGCGCGCGCACGATGCCGCGGCGACGCGCGCGGTCGACGAGGCGGTGACGCGTGCGCGTACGACGCCGCCGTCGCTCTCGCGTGTGGAGCGCCCTGCGGCGCCCGGTTCGGTTCGCGTGGCCGAGGCCGCGATCATCGAGCCGGTCGCGGGTGCGCCGCTCTCGCAACGCGCGGTGGGAGAGCCGCTCTCGACCGGCTTCCGCGCGGAGGAGCGACCGAGCCGGAACCTCGAAAAGCTCGGCCTCGCCGCCGCGCTCGTGCTCCTCGTCCTCGCCGTGACCGGCCTCGTCGTCCGCATGAAGAACGAGCCGCCGGACCCGATCGTGATCGCCCCCGCGACGCCGGCCCTCGACGCCGACACGCTCGCGCCGGCGCTCACCACGACGCCAGCCCTCGACGCCGACTCGCCTGCGCCTGCACCCGCGGAGTCGAGCGCGGCGAGCGCGACGCCGATCGCCTCCATTCCGCCGCCGAGCGCGGGCCTCGACGCGAGCGCGCTCCTCACCCCGACGCCGGCCGTCATCGCCGCGGAGATGGACGCCGGCATGCCGCGCACCCCCGCTCGGCCGGCGCATCGACGGACCTACCCCGCTCCGACGCCGACGTGGATGCCGCGAAAGGCGCCGCCGAACCCGTACGGTCCTTGA
- a CDS encoding glycoside hydrolase family 104 protein, translating to MKTSITIVALTALLLAACATESDDDEDVGTTADELTAPTCAPSGAAGAVPAKHRAMLDTIAFTEGTAGSCGQDGYNTGFSYKCFSSCAKHPNIVWSAGGYRSSAAGRYQFLNTTWAGLGLGSFTPKNQDIGGMKLVARRGVKLPTDRALTATEFSNAMKKLSYEWASLPFSPYGQPVKTLAATRAKYCGFANCAASAAACVAGSDYCGGNKVTGDKDTLYKCTSGTTGTVVEKCANGCKINPGDDDSCK from the coding sequence ATGAAGACCAGCATCACGATCGTCGCCCTCACCGCCCTGCTCCTCGCCGCCTGCGCGACCGAGAGCGACGACGACGAAGACGTCGGCACGACCGCGGACGAGCTCACCGCGCCGACGTGCGCGCCTTCGGGCGCGGCGGGCGCGGTGCCGGCGAAGCACCGCGCGATGCTCGACACGATCGCCTTCACGGAGGGCACCGCCGGCTCCTGCGGCCAGGACGGCTACAACACCGGCTTCTCGTACAAGTGCTTCTCGTCGTGCGCGAAGCACCCCAACATCGTGTGGTCCGCGGGCGGCTATCGCTCTAGCGCGGCGGGGCGCTACCAGTTCCTCAACACGACGTGGGCCGGCCTCGGCCTCGGCTCGTTCACGCCGAAGAACCAGGACATCGGCGGCATGAAGCTCGTCGCGCGGCGCGGCGTGAAGCTCCCGACCGATCGCGCGCTCACCGCGACCGAGTTCTCGAACGCGATGAAGAAGCTCTCCTACGAGTGGGCCTCCCTCCCCTTCTCCCCGTACGGCCAGCCGGTGAAGACGCTCGCCGCCACCCGCGCGAAGTACTGCGGCTTCGCCAACTGCGCCGCCTCCGCCGCCGCGTGCGTCGCCGGCAGCGACTACTGCGGCGGCAACAAGGTCACCGGCGACAAGGACACCCTCTACAAATGCACGAGCGGCACGACCGGCACCGTCGTCGAGAAGTGCGCGAACGGGTGCAAGATCAACCCGGGCGACGACGACAGCTGCAAGTGA
- a CDS encoding PhnD/SsuA/transferrin family substrate-binding protein, with the protein MSSLSRIVFGLVVPSAGSGKGERVDMLTDWITQRIGISVERRDAASYEALANDVREGRIDVAWLPPIVYVRLGDVVRPLGSIVRGADGKSRGYEAALVVQASSKIRSIDGLRGMRAGWVDRWSAAGFVLPRVKLALLGVDPRTVFRTETFHGSHRSAIKALLAGACDVAGTYASADAEGNVTQGAWSEIEGAEVRVLATFGAIPPDVFAVRTVVAEKVGYKVYDALKAAATEDGMRASLREAFGGDEIVDGLAPGYESLKKALEMAAARGIFD; encoded by the coding sequence GTGAGCAGCCTCTCCCGCATCGTGTTCGGGCTCGTCGTCCCCTCCGCCGGCAGCGGCAAAGGCGAGAGGGTCGACATGTTGACCGACTGGATCACGCAGCGCATCGGCATCTCGGTCGAGCGCCGCGACGCCGCGTCGTACGAGGCGCTCGCGAACGACGTGCGCGAAGGACGCATCGACGTCGCGTGGCTGCCGCCGATCGTCTACGTGCGCCTCGGCGACGTGGTGCGTCCGCTCGGCAGCATCGTCCGCGGCGCCGACGGCAAGAGCCGCGGCTACGAGGCCGCGCTGGTGGTCCAGGCCTCCTCGAAGATCCGCTCCATCGACGGCCTCCGCGGCATGCGCGCGGGGTGGGTCGATCGCTGGAGCGCGGCGGGCTTCGTGCTCCCGCGCGTGAAGCTCGCGCTCCTCGGCGTCGATCCGCGCACGGTGTTCCGCACCGAGACGTTCCACGGCTCGCATCGCAGCGCGATCAAGGCGCTCCTCGCCGGCGCGTGCGACGTCGCGGGCACGTACGCGAGCGCGGACGCGGAGGGCAACGTGACGCAAGGGGCGTGGTCGGAGATCGAAGGCGCGGAGGTCCGCGTGCTCGCGACCTTCGGCGCGATCCCTCCCGACGTCTTCGCGGTGCGCACGGTGGTCGCGGAGAAGGTCGGCTACAAGGTCTACGACGCGCTGAAGGCGGCCGCGACCGAGGACGGCATGCGCGCGAGCCTGCGCGAGGCCTTCGGCGGCGACGAGATCGTCGACGGGCTCGCCCCCGGCTACGAGTCGCTGAAGAAGGCGCTCGAGATGGCGGCCGCGCGCGGGATCTTCGACTGA
- a CDS encoding TIGR03960 family B12-binding radical SAM protein, with translation MTRASSLHPYAGFVAKVEKPARYLGGEYGAAQRDWDSAEARVCLAFPDVYDIGMSHLGFKILYKILNDDPRTLAERAFAPWVDMEALLRQHGVPLVSCESARPLRDFDVVGFSLQFELTYTNILTMLDLGGVPLTSAERGEDDPLVIAGGPTATHPEPLATILDAVVIGDGEERTTEIALLWTSLRKQGVARRERLAALSELRGVFVPSLYTVAVEPETGLEVVVDGPVLPVRRSLVEDLNKYPFPHDGPVGGPEAIFDRMSIEIARGCTEGCRFCQAGMIYRPVRERDPEQIVDTLVKAVKGSGYDGVSLTALSTADYSCIAPLIQKVTERLAPEKVSLGVSSLRAYGLDENVLDDMRTVRASGVTFAPEAGSQRMRDVVNKNVTEEQLMTTAERIFSRGWDRMKLYFMIGLPTEEESDVREIVQVGKRARAVGKRVRKEALNAGPPAVTVSVSTHVPKPHTPFQWCAMDRHEQVVEKQRWLREEVRGAKGVDLRMHDSRTSWLEGVFARGDRKLGRVLLRAYAAGARFDSWEDQLKIEVWEEAFRAEGIEPAAYLGTIPVSARLPWSHIDVGLEDGFLVREYRKALKSRLSPPCGKAAGMFVHHTNITDATADDRKLVCYDCGVACDLSAMREERLIYLDRLGAKLKRPPKPAPPPSTGDEQGRPASTLVTGAANAARSAPVFGGTGDEQGQPASTLVTGAANAARSAPVFGGPGDERGVSGAKPLTVKKGPKPPPRVIQGDPRRTRFVYAKVGPMAFLSHLDVIRALPRSFRRLDVPIYYTSGFHPKPDMTFSPALSLGVASLAEILDVKLTVDVDPEALAAELTRMSPDGLVFRHGTRLEKSDRGLSHIIDAARYAVGIPAKALAEAGGRARLEEEIARVMAASEARVIRRFERGLAKAVDARKYLCAIAAFDPRAEAFLADARVGGDLVPVLVDVTMSGEGGVKIAEVMEALFGKNEDGDVAIPYHAVRAELGLRDGDAIVSPVAIETIRRLAPAPPKVIAPAAATTA, from the coding sequence ATGACGCGCGCTTCGTCTCTGCATCCATACGCCGGCTTCGTCGCGAAGGTCGAGAAGCCGGCGCGCTACCTCGGCGGCGAGTACGGCGCCGCGCAGCGTGACTGGGACTCGGCGGAGGCGCGCGTCTGCCTCGCGTTCCCGGACGTCTACGACATCGGGATGAGCCACCTCGGCTTCAAGATCCTCTACAAGATCCTGAACGACGATCCGCGCACGCTCGCCGAGCGCGCCTTCGCGCCGTGGGTCGACATGGAGGCGCTGCTCCGGCAGCACGGCGTCCCGCTCGTCTCGTGCGAGAGCGCGCGCCCGCTCCGCGACTTCGACGTCGTCGGCTTCTCGCTCCAGTTCGAGCTCACGTACACGAACATCCTCACGATGCTCGACCTCGGCGGCGTCCCGCTCACGAGCGCCGAGCGCGGCGAGGACGATCCGCTCGTCATCGCGGGCGGCCCGACCGCGACGCACCCGGAGCCGCTCGCGACGATCCTCGACGCGGTCGTCATCGGCGACGGCGAGGAGCGGACGACGGAGATCGCGCTCCTGTGGACGTCGCTCCGGAAGCAGGGCGTCGCGCGGAGGGAGCGACTCGCCGCGCTCTCCGAGCTGCGCGGCGTCTTCGTCCCTTCGCTCTACACCGTCGCGGTGGAGCCGGAGACGGGGCTCGAGGTCGTCGTCGACGGGCCGGTGCTCCCGGTGCGGCGGAGCCTCGTCGAGGACCTCAACAAGTACCCGTTCCCGCACGACGGCCCGGTCGGCGGACCGGAGGCGATCTTCGATCGGATGTCGATCGAGATCGCGCGCGGCTGCACGGAGGGCTGCCGCTTCTGTCAGGCGGGGATGATCTACCGGCCGGTGCGGGAGCGCGATCCGGAGCAGATCGTCGACACGCTCGTGAAGGCGGTGAAGGGCTCCGGCTACGACGGCGTGAGCCTCACCGCGCTCTCGACCGCGGACTACTCCTGCATCGCGCCGCTCATCCAGAAGGTCACCGAGCGCCTCGCGCCGGAGAAGGTGTCGCTCGGCGTGTCGTCGCTGCGCGCGTACGGCCTCGACGAGAACGTGCTCGACGACATGCGCACGGTGCGCGCCTCCGGCGTGACCTTCGCGCCCGAGGCCGGCTCGCAGCGCATGCGCGACGTCGTGAACAAGAACGTCACCGAAGAGCAGCTGATGACGACGGCGGAGCGCATCTTCTCGCGCGGCTGGGATCGCATGAAGCTCTACTTCATGATCGGTCTCCCGACGGAGGAGGAGAGCGACGTCCGCGAGATCGTGCAGGTCGGCAAGCGCGCGCGCGCGGTCGGCAAGCGCGTGCGGAAGGAGGCGCTCAACGCGGGGCCGCCGGCGGTGACGGTGAGCGTCTCCACCCACGTGCCGAAGCCGCACACGCCGTTCCAGTGGTGCGCGATGGACCGCCACGAGCAGGTGGTCGAGAAGCAGCGCTGGCTCCGCGAGGAGGTGCGCGGCGCGAAGGGCGTGGACCTCCGCATGCACGACTCGCGCACGAGCTGGCTCGAGGGCGTGTTCGCGCGCGGCGATCGCAAGCTCGGACGCGTCCTCCTCCGCGCCTACGCCGCCGGCGCGCGCTTCGACTCGTGGGAGGATCAGCTGAAGATCGAGGTCTGGGAGGAGGCCTTCCGCGCCGAGGGCATCGAGCCCGCGGCGTACCTCGGGACGATCCCGGTGAGCGCGCGCCTCCCGTGGAGCCACATCGACGTCGGCCTCGAGGACGGCTTCCTCGTCCGCGAATACCGGAAGGCGCTGAAGAGCCGCCTCAGCCCGCCCTGCGGCAAGGCGGCCGGCATGTTCGTGCATCATACAAACATCACCGACGCCACCGCCGACGACCGCAAGCTCGTCTGCTACGACTGCGGCGTCGCCTGCGACCTCTCCGCCATGCGCGAAGAGCGCCTAATCTACCTCGACCGCCTAGGCGCCAAACTAAAGCGCCCCCCGAAGCCCGCCCCGCCCCCGAGCACTGGTGACGAGCAGGGCCGGCCCGCGAGCACGCTCGTCACCGGGGCCGCGAATGCGGCGCGAAGCGCCCCCGTCTTCGGGGGCACTGGTGACGAGCAGGGCCAGCCCGCGAGCACGCTCGTCACCGGGGCCGCGAATGCGGCGCGAAGCGCCCCCGTCTTCGGGGGCCCTGGTGACGAGCGGGGGGTGTCGGGGGCGAAGCCCCTGACCGTAAAGAAGGGCCCGAAGCCGCCGCCTCGCGTGATCCAAGGCGACCCTCGCCGCACGCGCTTCGTCTACGCGAAGGTCGGGCCGATGGCGTTCCTCAGCCATCTCGACGTGATCCGCGCGTTGCCGCGGTCGTTCCGGCGGCTCGACGTGCCGATCTATTACACGTCCGGCTTCCACCCGAAGCCCGACATGACCTTCTCGCCCGCGCTGTCGCTCGGCGTCGCGAGCCTCGCGGAGATCCTCGACGTGAAGCTCACCGTCGACGTCGATCCCGAGGCGCTCGCGGCCGAGCTCACGCGCATGTCGCCCGACGGGCTCGTGTTCCGTCACGGCACGCGCCTCGAGAAGAGCGACCGCGGCCTCTCCCACATCATCGACGCCGCCCGCTACGCGGTCGGCATCCCGGCGAAGGCCCTCGCCGAAGCGGGCGGCCGCGCGCGGCTCGAAGAGGAGATCGCGCGCGTGATGGCGGCGTCCGAGGCGCGCGTCATCCGCCGCTTCGAGCGGGGCCTCGCGAAGGCGGTCGACGCGCGGAAGTACCTCTGCGCGATCGCGGCGTTCGATCCCCGCGCCGAGGCGTTCCTCGCGGACGCGCGCGTCGGCGGCGATCTCGTCCCGGTCCTCGTCGACGTGACGATGTCGGGCGAGGGCGGCGTGAAGATCGCGGAGGTGATGGAGGCGCTCTTCGGCAAGAACGAAGACGGCGACGTCGCGATCCCGTACCACGCCGTGCGCGCGGAGCTCGGCCTGCGCGACGGCGACGCCATCGTCTCGCCGGTCGCGATCGAGACGATCCGCCGCCTCGCGCCGGCGCCGCCGAAGGTCATCGCGCCCGCCGCCGCCACGACCGCTTGA
- a CDS encoding DUF3160 domain-containing protein: protein MTGGLRALVLTALCAAACARPPAPPVSPAPPPKLPVVRVRAPRPPAPAEWFWTPIEPHLHVEPRRPLALPVAEAAIARTDGAAKIWNDLPPEARERVRKNGGLVVGSEGDSLSKGELSFGAFYNDLAERKVPQIVTFDALVAATRLGLESALAQVEDELAPALVSLLTRLESRLESEKKGVGTTLAEAYRIARGAVLVARVLADPKTDAKVEPKLPADLAVAVAAEKALIEAHGVVSTSPILGVPMDYTRFVVPSAAARAGTFRALAWLGGASFALAARTEHAGAAFDVAEARTATRAAMLLARLCNADVDAATNALYTRIGRYLSFVWGASDDLTLLELDDIGTKAGVDLTKPEHIRDVAKVDRVRAGALAARGPAIYDGPAGVGRTARVFGGHASPDARAISALLGASIGKAEAEAPPSSHRDGVRVIPSTLDVGCWLDAPDCRGAIHEMRADAFEQWSNVSARLRETRSETDATEPWHATVYGSLLAAVAAHAVASHDMTLGRVRLEQTLSSWTTIRHLDAPLSRAKPRPRSSATPAANTTVPIYVEAEPESIALLAGAVQQARRGLEAITGLKGSALDDVDELLLIALKAAENLVNDDAAVDVSSLPARIAKLEEDYGDVGPIAVVVSSDPPSRRLLASATGRIEPLVRLVRDSGKEEPILVVGAHVAQHEIVTDAGEAPTDATWRWKVASAVRGSWVAPVRFVPPGRVSP from the coding sequence GTGACGGGAGGTCTCCGAGCGCTCGTGTTGACGGCCCTGTGCGCGGCCGCGTGCGCGCGTCCGCCCGCGCCGCCGGTCTCCCCCGCCCCGCCGCCGAAGCTGCCGGTCGTGAGGGTGCGCGCGCCGCGGCCGCCCGCGCCGGCGGAGTGGTTCTGGACGCCGATCGAGCCGCACCTCCACGTCGAGCCGCGGAGGCCGCTCGCGCTGCCGGTCGCCGAGGCGGCGATCGCGCGCACCGACGGCGCGGCGAAGATCTGGAACGACCTCCCGCCCGAGGCGCGCGAGCGGGTGCGGAAGAACGGCGGCCTCGTCGTCGGCTCCGAGGGAGACTCCCTCTCCAAGGGCGAGCTCTCGTTCGGTGCATTCTACAATGACCTCGCGGAGCGGAAGGTCCCCCAGATCGTCACCTTCGACGCGCTCGTCGCGGCGACGCGGCTCGGGCTCGAGTCGGCGCTCGCGCAGGTCGAGGACGAGCTCGCGCCGGCGCTGGTCTCGCTCCTCACGCGGCTCGAGTCCAGGCTCGAGAGCGAGAAGAAGGGCGTCGGCACGACGCTGGCAGAGGCGTACCGCATCGCGCGCGGCGCCGTGCTCGTCGCGCGCGTGCTCGCCGATCCGAAGACGGACGCGAAAGTGGAGCCGAAGCTGCCGGCGGACCTCGCCGTCGCCGTCGCGGCGGAGAAGGCGCTCATCGAAGCGCACGGCGTCGTCTCGACGAGCCCGATCCTCGGCGTGCCGATGGACTACACGCGCTTCGTCGTCCCGAGCGCGGCCGCGCGTGCGGGGACGTTCCGCGCGCTCGCGTGGCTCGGCGGCGCGTCGTTCGCGCTCGCGGCGCGGACGGAGCACGCCGGCGCCGCGTTCGACGTCGCCGAGGCGCGCACCGCGACCCGCGCGGCGATGCTCCTCGCGCGCCTCTGCAACGCCGACGTCGACGCCGCGACGAACGCACTCTACACGCGTATCGGGCGTTACCTCTCGTTCGTGTGGGGCGCGTCGGACGACCTCACCCTCCTCGAGCTCGACGACATCGGGACGAAGGCCGGGGTCGACCTCACGAAGCCGGAGCACATCCGCGACGTCGCGAAGGTCGATCGGGTGCGCGCCGGCGCGCTCGCGGCGCGCGGCCCCGCGATCTACGACGGGCCCGCCGGCGTCGGCCGGACCGCGCGCGTCTTCGGAGGCCACGCCTCGCCCGACGCGCGCGCGATCAGCGCGTTGCTCGGCGCGTCGATCGGCAAGGCGGAGGCGGAGGCGCCGCCGTCGTCGCATCGCGATGGCGTGCGCGTGATCCCGTCCACGCTCGACGTCGGGTGCTGGCTCGACGCGCCCGACTGCCGGGGCGCGATCCACGAGATGCGCGCCGACGCGTTCGAGCAGTGGAGCAACGTCAGCGCGCGGCTCCGCGAGACGCGGAGCGAGACCGACGCGACGGAGCCGTGGCACGCCACGGTGTACGGCTCGCTCCTCGCCGCCGTCGCCGCGCACGCGGTCGCCTCCCACGACATGACGCTCGGGCGCGTGCGGCTCGAGCAGACGCTCTCGTCCTGGACGACGATCCGCCACCTCGACGCGCCGCTGTCGCGCGCGAAGCCGCGGCCGCGATCGAGCGCGACGCCGGCGGCGAACACGACGGTGCCGATCTACGTCGAGGCGGAGCCGGAGTCGATCGCCCTGCTCGCGGGCGCGGTCCAGCAGGCGCGGCGCGGGCTCGAGGCCATCACCGGCCTCAAGGGCTCCGCCCTCGACGACGTCGACGAGCTCCTCCTCATCGCGCTCAAGGCGGCGGAGAACCTCGTGAACGACGACGCCGCGGTCGACGTCTCCTCCCTCCCCGCGCGCATCGCGAAGCTGGAGGAGGACTACGGCGACGTCGGACCGATCGCGGTCGTCGTCTCCTCCGACCCGCCGAGCCGCCGCCTCCTCGCCTCCGCGACGGGCCGGATCGAGCCGCTCGTGCGCCTCGTGCGCGACAGCGGCAAGGAGGAGCCGATCCTGGTGGTGGGGGCGCACGTGGCGCAGCACGAGATCGTGACGGACGCGGGGGAAGCGCCGACCGACGCGACCTGGCGCTGGAAGGTGGCGTCCGCGGTGCGGGGATCGTGGGTCGCGCCGGTCCGCTTCGTGCCGCCGGGTCGCGTTTCGCCCTGA
- a CDS encoding sigma 54-interacting transcriptional regulator — translation MQAAKAIPFTRTLHARSAVVPPLPLRVRAGRRVARLDRGSIVVGSSAGCDLVIEDASVSRRHVELEIAPEGVIVRDLESRNGTWYLGQRVERMIASPPTLLRIGGTTLAIEIDPDAGAEPLRRPGFRGMVGSSDAMHRLFGALARLDGSLVPALVLGETGVGKEVVARAIHEGSRVADGPFVAVNCGALARELVASTLFGHRRGAFTGATDARRGAFAAAQGGTLFLDELGELPLEIQPALLRALECGEITPIGEDTPQRVNVRVVAATNRDLEAEVRAGRFREDLYFRLAVVTLRIPALRERPEDVAPLADYFARQEGLPGLPADVVAELEQRAFPGNVRELRNAVRAYAAIGVLDDRAPRSSMIVPTMEPPVSFDAPYLAQRDALVDRFTQRYVSALLERTNGNQTAAAKLAGLDRTYFGRLLAKLGRR, via the coding sequence GTGCAAGCCGCCAAAGCCATCCCCTTCACCCGCACCCTCCACGCTCGCTCCGCGGTCGTGCCTCCGTTGCCGCTCCGCGTGCGCGCCGGTCGCCGCGTCGCGCGCCTCGACCGCGGCTCGATCGTCGTCGGCTCGTCGGCCGGCTGCGACCTCGTGATCGAGGACGCGAGCGTGTCGCGGCGGCATGTCGAGCTCGAGATCGCGCCCGAAGGCGTCATCGTCCGCGACCTCGAGAGCCGCAACGGCACGTGGTACCTCGGGCAGCGCGTCGAGCGCATGATCGCGAGCCCGCCGACGCTCCTCCGCATCGGCGGGACGACGCTCGCGATCGAGATCGACCCCGACGCCGGGGCGGAGCCGCTCCGCCGGCCCGGCTTCCGCGGGATGGTCGGGTCGTCGGACGCGATGCACCGCCTCTTCGGCGCGCTCGCGCGGCTCGACGGATCGCTCGTGCCGGCGCTCGTGCTCGGCGAGACCGGCGTCGGCAAGGAGGTCGTCGCGCGCGCCATCCACGAGGGCTCGCGCGTCGCGGACGGGCCGTTCGTCGCCGTGAACTGCGGAGCGCTCGCGCGCGAGCTCGTCGCGAGCACGTTGTTCGGTCACCGGCGCGGCGCGTTCACCGGCGCGACCGACGCGCGGCGCGGCGCGTTCGCGGCGGCGCAAGGCGGGACGCTCTTCCTCGACGAGCTCGGCGAGCTCCCGCTCGAGATCCAGCCCGCGCTGCTGCGGGCGCTCGAATGCGGGGAAATTACACCTATCGGGGAGGACACCCCGCAGCGCGTGAACGTGCGCGTCGTCGCCGCGACGAACCGCGACCTCGAGGCCGAGGTGCGCGCGGGACGCTTCCGCGAGGACCTCTACTTCCGGCTCGCGGTCGTGACGCTGCGCATCCCCGCGCTGCGAGAGCGCCCCGAGGACGTGGCGCCGCTCGCCGACTACTTCGCGCGGCAGGAAGGGCTGCCGGGGCTCCCCGCCGACGTCGTCGCGGAGCTCGAGCAGCGCGCCTTCCCCGGCAACGTGCGCGAGCTGCGCAACGCGGTGCGCGCGTACGCGGCGATCGGCGTCCTCGACGATCGCGCGCCGCGATCGAGCATGATCGTGCCGACGATGGAGCCGCCGGTGAGCTTCGACGCGCCGTACCTCGCGCAGCGCGACGCGCTCGTCGACCGCTTCACGCAGCGCTACGTGTCCGCGCTGCTCGAGCGCACGAACGGGAACCAGACCGCCGCGGCGAAGCTCGCCGGCCTCGATCGGACCTACTTCGGCCGCCTCCTCGCGAAGCTCGGGCGGCGCTGA